One Campylobacter concisus DNA segment encodes these proteins:
- a CDS encoding heat-shock protein: protein MDQIKLENFRKEHGFKMPIIRSLSAAECLEIRENLLHKFSLQNIDEFFKIDKFNKFDGFSADEENFDLKAVFRKLNITTPNEICINFNKFESIDILHFDDLSKFFSDIWYPSLDDIEIFDINLSFILSVRHYGAIYHFTF from the coding sequence ATGGATCAGATAAAACTAGAAAATTTCCGCAAAGAACATGGCTTTAAGATGCCTATCATTAGGAGTTTATCGGCGGCTGAGTGCTTAGAGATAAGAGAGAATTTACTTCATAAATTTAGCCTACAAAACATAGATGAGTTTTTTAAGATAGATAAATTTAATAAATTTGATGGCTTTAGTGCGGACGAAGAAAATTTTGATCTCAAGGCTGTTTTTAGAAAGCTTAACATCACCACGCCAAATGAAATTTGCATAAATTTTAATAAATTTGAGAGCATTGATATTTTGCATTTTGATGACCTTTCTAAATTTTTTAGCGATATCTGGTATCCGTCACTTGATGACATTGAGATATTTGATATAAATTTAAGCTTTATTTTATCAGTCAGACACTACGGGGCTATCTATCATTTTACTTTCTAG
- the sdhA gene encoding 8-methylmenaquinol:fumarate reductase flavoprotein subunit, whose product MSEKFTRREFLQSACISVGALATTAGATNVLAGELPKGNEKGLPSVDVLIIGSGGAGLRAATAVRKQNPNLTVVVATKMMPSRNATCMAEGGINGVTDFSNGDSFKLHAYDTVKGAAYLADQDAVVKFCEAAGAVIHELDYNGMLFSRKDNGDVAFRFMGGASKKRCNYAADKTGHVLMHTCLDDAITAGVKFLMDHELLEIGLEDGKVEGVVLRNIQDGQIYPVLCKSLVIATGGYTRIFYNRTSVPFIATGDGIAAALKVGLGFEDPEMLQFHPTGVQNGGTLITEAARGEGGYLLNNKGERFMKNYHEKMELAPRDVVARAIETEIREGRGFGEGMSAYVLCDVRHLGKDTIMKKLPKIRHTAMLFQDIDLVEQAVPIRPTAHYSMGGIEVAKFDDMSTKIPGIYVGGEASCVSIHGANRLGGNSLTDAVVTGDLAGKGAGAYAQNAKFASGKKTSELAKMWQDKFKSIATGEGGVNDMYALREELGKNNWDLMGIFRTGAKLDQLSKNLEAIQAKYDTIKVPNQNPVMNTAFTDYVELGNLILLSRAACLAAQNRLESRGAHTREDYPKRDDVNFLKHSIVTLKDGKLELGYKDVVIGIFSLDGKKPE is encoded by the coding sequence ATGAGTGAAAAATTTACCAGAAGAGAATTTCTACAAAGCGCCTGTATCAGCGTAGGTGCGCTAGCTACAACAGCTGGTGCGACCAATGTTCTTGCTGGCGAGTTGCCAAAGGGCAATGAAAAAGGCTTGCCATCTGTTGATGTGCTAATAATCGGCTCTGGCGGTGCAGGACTTCGTGCAGCAACAGCCGTTCGCAAACAAAACCCAAATTTAACAGTCGTAGTTGCCACAAAGATGATGCCATCACGCAACGCGACCTGTATGGCAGAGGGCGGTATAAACGGCGTTACTGACTTTAGCAACGGTGACAGCTTCAAGCTTCACGCGTATGACACCGTAAAAGGTGCAGCTTATCTTGCTGATCAAGATGCAGTTGTGAAATTTTGTGAGGCAGCAGGCGCAGTTATCCACGAACTAGACTACAACGGCATGCTCTTTTCTCGTAAAGATAATGGCGACGTGGCATTTCGTTTCATGGGTGGCGCTAGCAAAAAACGCTGTAACTACGCAGCTGATAAAACCGGACACGTTTTGATGCACACCTGTCTTGACGACGCTATCACAGCTGGGGTTAAATTTCTAATGGATCATGAGCTACTTGAGATCGGTCTTGAAGATGGTAAAGTAGAGGGCGTCGTTCTTCGCAACATCCAAGATGGTCAAATTTACCCAGTTCTTTGCAAATCTCTAGTCATCGCAACTGGCGGATACACTAGAATTTTCTATAACCGCACTTCAGTTCCATTTATAGCAACAGGCGATGGTATCGCTGCTGCGCTTAAAGTAGGTCTTGGTTTTGAAGACCCTGAGATGCTTCAGTTTCACCCAACTGGCGTTCAAAACGGCGGCACACTTATCACAGAAGCTGCTCGTGGTGAAGGTGGATACTTGTTAAATAATAAGGGCGAGCGTTTTATGAAAAACTACCATGAAAAAATGGAGCTAGCTCCTCGTGACGTCGTCGCTCGTGCTATCGAGACAGAAATTCGCGAAGGTAGAGGCTTTGGCGAGGGCATGAGCGCTTATGTACTTTGTGATGTTCGCCACCTTGGCAAAGATACTATTATGAAAAAACTTCCAAAAATTCGCCACACAGCGATGCTTTTCCAAGATATCGACCTAGTCGAGCAAGCAGTGCCTATCCGCCCAACAGCTCACTACTCAATGGGTGGCATAGAGGTGGCTAAATTTGATGATATGAGCACAAAAATACCTGGAATTTACGTAGGTGGTGAGGCTTCATGCGTATCTATCCACGGCGCAAACCGCCTTGGCGGAAACAGTCTAACTGATGCAGTAGTCACTGGCGATCTAGCTGGCAAAGGTGCTGGCGCTTATGCTCAAAATGCAAAATTTGCAAGCGGCAAGAAAACTTCTGAGCTAGCAAAAATGTGGCAAGATAAATTTAAATCTATCGCAACAGGCGAGGGTGGCGTAAATGATATGTACGCACTTCGTGAAGAGCTTGGTAAAAATAACTGGGATCTAATGGGTATCTTTAGAACTGGCGCAAAACTAGATCAGCTCTCTAAAAATCTAGAAGCCATCCAAGCAAAATATGACACCATCAAAGTGCCAAATCAAAATCCAGTAATGAACACAGCATTTACTGACTACGTCGAGCTTGGCAACCTTATACTTCTATCTCGTGCAGCATGTCTTGCAGCGCAAAATCGTCTTGAGAGCCGTGGCGCTCACACAAGAGAGGACTATCCAAAAAGAGATGATGTAAATTTCTTAAAACACAGCATAGTCACACTAAAAGACGGCAAGTTGGAGCTTGGCTACAAAGATGTTGTGATAGGCATATTTTCACTTGACGGCAAGAAGCCAGAGTAA
- the sdhB gene encoding 8-methylmenaquinol:fumarate reductase iron-sulfur subunit — translation MKIIIDRFDGTKKYESTYELTNEEVKGKTLLTVLFDIKQKKDATLNFTASCRSAICGACAVRVNGHSYLACDTKMNELLAEYGNPDTIRISPLGNFKVISDLMVDWEPSIENLRKIRPSITAKPEFSAAKGCKQSQKEYDKVALEWDCILCGACASECNKLEADASDYMQPFVFVHAYRAAFDSRSKDPMPHLKPAIDNGLWMCVKCQECADRCPKGISACADITDLRIMAIQKGFNEGMGPDHAEAFLTDLVDGSGRLNEVRLALRSEGVIKNMGKLDIAANLMLAGKMNPLHIFGEEDIEGHDDLVKMINAARKAASKE, via the coding sequence ATGAAAATTATTATCGACCGTTTTGACGGAACTAAAAAATATGAATCAACTTATGAGCTAACAAATGAAGAGGTCAAAGGCAAAACTCTTTTAACAGTGCTTTTTGATATCAAACAAAAAAAGGATGCGACATTAAATTTCACAGCATCTTGTCGCTCAGCGATATGCGGTGCGTGCGCTGTTAGAGTAAATGGTCACTCATATCTAGCTTGCGACACAAAGATGAATGAGCTTTTGGCTGAGTATGGCAACCCAGATACTATTAGAATTTCACCACTTGGAAATTTCAAGGTTATCTCAGACCTTATGGTGGATTGGGAGCCAAGTATAGAAAATTTACGCAAGATCAGACCAAGCATCACTGCTAAGCCAGAATTTAGCGCTGCAAAAGGCTGTAAGCAAAGCCAAAAAGAGTACGATAAAGTAGCGCTTGAGTGGGACTGCATACTTTGTGGTGCGTGTGCTAGCGAGTGTAATAAGCTTGAAGCAGATGCGAGTGACTATATGCAACCGTTTGTATTTGTTCATGCTTATAGGGCTGCCTTTGACTCACGTAGCAAAGATCCTATGCCACACCTAAAACCAGCTATCGACAACGGACTTTGGATGTGTGTAAAGTGCCAAGAGTGTGCTGATCGCTGTCCAAAAGGCATAAGCGCATGCGCTGACATAACTGATCTTCGTATCATGGCTATACAAAAAGGCTTTAATGAGGGCATGGGACCAGATCACGCTGAGGCGTTCTTGACTGATCTAGTTGATGGCTCAGGCAGACTAAATGAGGTTAGACTTGCACTTCGTTCAGAAGGCGTTATCAAAAATATGGGCAAACTAGACATCGCTGCAAACTTAATGCTTGCTGGTAAGATGAATCCGCTTCATATTTTCGGCGAAGAGGACATTGAAGGACATGATGATCTAGTAAAAATGATAAATGCGGCTCGCAAAGCTGCTAGTAAGGAGTAA
- the sdhE gene encoding 8-methylmenaquinol:fumarate reductase membrane anchor subunit, translating to MQNEFAFFPGCVLSQAAKEAKMSLEAIAPILGWKLHEIKGWSCCGAQQAQDVDPIATLVANARNIALAEQMNMPMLTTCSTCMLTLTRAKSTLDKGAKDRINTFLAEGNMKYNGTSEVTSLLWELYQNVDTLRAKVVKPLSGLKVALFYGCHSLRPEKDLHNRESSVNPKSFETVVSALGATIVPFEKRLDCCGFHASYPAGKSVRKMSSQIVNNADQNGADVVVTPCPLCQMQLDIYQERYQDENHSDVRKPIIHLSQLVGLALGLSVEDLGLDLNIIDATKIA from the coding sequence ATGCAAAACGAATTCGCTTTTTTTCCAGGATGCGTACTCTCTCAAGCAGCTAAAGAGGCTAAGATGTCGCTTGAGGCTATCGCTCCGATACTTGGCTGGAAGCTTCACGAGATAAAGGGCTGGAGCTGCTGTGGTGCCCAACAAGCACAAGACGTCGATCCTATCGCTACGCTTGTGGCAAATGCTAGAAACATAGCGCTTGCAGAACAGATGAATATGCCGATGCTTACGACATGCTCAACTTGTATGCTAACTCTAACAAGAGCTAAAAGCACGCTTGATAAGGGCGCAAAAGATCGTATCAATACATTTTTAGCTGAAGGCAATATGAAATATAATGGTACATCTGAGGTAACAAGTCTTCTTTGGGAGCTTTACCAAAATGTTGATACGCTAAGAGCAAAGGTTGTTAAACCACTTAGCGGACTAAAAGTAGCGCTATTTTACGGCTGCCACAGCCTAAGACCTGAAAAAGATCTACACAATAGAGAAAGCTCAGTAAATCCAAAGAGCTTTGAAACTGTTGTAAGCGCACTTGGTGCTACTATCGTGCCATTTGAGAAAAGACTTGACTGCTGCGGCTTCCACGCTAGCTATCCAGCTGGAAAATCAGTAAGAAAAATGTCAAGCCAGATCGTAAATAACGCTGATCAAAATGGCGCAGACGTAGTTGTCACTCCATGCCCACTTTGCCAAATGCAACTTGACATCTATCAAGAGAGGTATCAAGATGAGAACCACTCAGATGTTAGAAAACCTATCATCCACCTCTCTCAGCTTGTAGGTCTTGCACTTGGACTATCTGTTGAAGACTTGGGTC